The DNA sequence GCGTGAAAAATCTTCCCTTCGTCTTCTTTCGATCTCGTACCGCCGAATGAGGAGGTAGAGCATCCAGGCCGTTACGACGACGTAGAGCCACCCCTTAAGAAGAGAAAACTTCATGAGCGTCGGAACGTCTCTCAGGAGAAAGGCGAGGAGATTATCGGAGAAGAGTATCCACAGTCCGCCGACAACGGCATAAATGATGCTGATCCTCAGAGGGGTTAACTTCACCGTAGGCGCCCCCGTTCGCTCACTTCTCTCTTCCTCAGAATGCATCTCTCAGAGTCTCCCCGCCATATCTTCCAGCACCCTCAACTTGGAGCGTTCCCCCAATGCGATAAGAACGTCGCCTGACTTGATTGACGTCCTGAAGGTGGGGTTGAAGAGCATCTCGCCATCGCTCCTCTTTATGGCAACGATAATGATACCGAGCTCCCTCCCTATGCCGCATTCATCGAGGGTCGACCCCGCTATTTTCGACCCCTCTTGAACGAAAATCTCCTCCATCTGGAGATCGATATTTCCCGACCTTGTCGCAAACTCGATGAAGTCGACCACTGCGGGTTTCAGCACACTGTGGGCAATTCTCAATCCCCCGATGTAATAGGGAGAGACGACTCGATCCGCGCCTGCCCTGAGGAGTTTCTCTTCAGAGCCTTCTTCGCCGGCACGCGCAACGATACTCAGTGCCGGATTCAGTACCCGGGCACTCAGTACGACATAAAGATTCTCCGCGTCAGTCGAGAGGACCGATATAAGACCGGTAGCCCTTTCAATACCGGCCTCTTTCAACACCTCATCCCTCGTCGCATCTCCCCGGATGAAAAGCACGTCACCGCCAGAGGTATCGGGGGCGATCTGTTCCTTCTCTACAACAACAAAATTTGCCTCCTTCTCCTTCAGTTCCTTACAGATAACCTTTCCCATCCTGCCATAGCCACAGACAATATAGTGGTTCCGTAATCCCTTGATCTTTTTTTCCAATTTCTTCCTCCCGAAAATCTCCTGTATCTCCCCTTCAATCACGATTCTCGCCGCATTATTGAAGGTGTAAAGTATTGTGCTGACGCCAAAGACGATGAGAACCAGGGTGAAGAGCCTCCCCATGTCCGAAAGGGGGTGGACTTCACCGTAACCAACGGTTGTTATCGTGGTAACGGTCATATAGAGGGAATCGAATACCGTCCACCTTTCTATTCCCATATAGCCGATTGTCCCGCTCAGGATGACGATCACGATAAGGACGAGGGAAAAGACAAACTGTTTCCTCAAACGATTCATCAACGCACCTTCCCTGCCTCGGGTTTCTTCAGTATTCCATCAATCATCATCCTGAATCTCTTCAGATGCGTCCCTTCCCAGTAGATGTGGCCGCAGGCACGGCATCTCAGGAAGTCATTCCGGAGTAAGAAGACATACTCGGGCACGCTATCTCTCACTTCACCCTTTTCAACCACCCTATCGAGGGCTCCGTTGCATCTCGAACAGCGGCCGGGGATATCGAGAGAACAACCCGAGGAACCGAATGCCCCAAGCACCTCGATGAGCTGCTCGAGAGTATTGTCAGAGTGAACCATGAAAAGGTTTTCCAAGGCTTTCATCTTCTCGAAATGACTGTCCCTTGTGAGGAGAACCCTCCCCTCTCTCAGTGCTATCCTGAGCAGGTCACCGTCGGGCATGCGAGAATCATAGAGTGTGTCAAAACCGAGAAGCCTCAGCCACCGCGCAAGACGACCGAGCATTGCGTCCGCTACGAAATACACACCCTGCCGATCTTTCATCTTGCGCTTGCCGCCCGTCTTCCCAGGAAAAAAGAGAGGGCCATCGTCCTTTACCGATGACCCTCTCTCCATTTGTATCTCAATCCCGGGTTCTTACGCCGCATCTACATTCCGGCTACGTTTCCTCAGGCTGCGCCTCGGAAGAGAGGAGTGGCTGGAATTCCCTCTTCACAAAGGTATTGCGGTATCTCTGCATGCCGGTGCCTGCCGGTACTATCCTCCCCATGATCACATTCTCCTTCAATCCGTTCAGTGCATCGATCTGGGCATTAATCGCTGCTTCGGTGAGCACCCTCGTCGTCTCTTGGAAAGAGGCGGCCGAAACCCAGCTCTCCGTGGTCAGCGACGCCTTGGTAATACCGAGGAGAAGGGGCTTGCCCTGCGCCGGGACGCCGCCTTTCGCCTTGACCTTTTCGTTCTCCTCCTGGAAGACCGCCCTGTCCATCTGCTCTCCGATGAGGAACATCGTATCCCCGGGGTCTTCTACCCTCACCTTCCTCATCATCTGCCGCACGATAACCTCGATATGCTTGTCGTTAATAGAGACGCCCTGGAGCCGGTAAACCTTCTGGACCTCGTCCACGAGATACCTCTGGAGTTCCTGAGGCCCGAGGATATCGAGGATGCTGTGCGGGTTCACCGCACCGTCCATGAGCGGCTCACCCGCCCTTACCCAGTCGCCCTCATGGGCAGTCACGTGTTTTCCCTTCGGAATGAGGTATTCCCTCTGCTCATCCCCGCCCTTCACGACAACGGCGCGCATCCCTTTGTGTGTACCCCTGAACTCAACGACACCGTCGATCTCGGTTACCATCGCCTGCTCTTTGGGCCGCCGGGCCTCGAAGAGTTCCGCAACCCTGGGAAGACCGCCGGTGATATCCTTGGTCTTTGTCGTCTCCCTCGGTATCTTTGCGAGGATATCGCCGGGGTAAACGATGCTTCCTTTGTCGACGAGGATATGTGCCCCCGAGGGCAGCATATAGCGCGCGAGATTCTGGCCTCCCGGTATCTTCAGGGTCGCCTTCCCGTGCTCATCTTTTATGGATATCCTCGGCCTCATCGCGCCGGGGTAATCAACGATGACTTTGTGAGAAAGCCCGGTAATCTCGTCGACCACTTCCTTCACCGATAAGCCTTCTACGATGTCACCGAGGGCGACCCTTCCCCCGACTTCAGTCAGCAAGGGGGTTGAATAGGGGT is a window from the Thermodesulfovibrionales bacterium genome containing:
- a CDS encoding PAS domain S-box protein, which codes for MKLTPLRISIIYAVVGGLWILFSDNLLAFLLRDVPTLMKFSLLKGWLYVVVTAWMLYLLIRRYEIERRRREDFSRSQEQRYQNLVETERDVIYSLSTDGSITSLNPSFEKTTGFRSADLIGENFARLVHPD
- a CDS encoding potassium channel protein, whose amino-acid sequence is MNRLRKQFVFSLVLIVIVILSGTIGYMGIERWTVFDSLYMTVTTITTVGYGEVHPLSDMGRLFTLVLIVFGVSTILYTFNNAARIVIEGEIQEIFGRKKLEKKIKGLRNHYIVCGYGRMGKVICKELKEKEANFVVVEKEQIAPDTSGGDVLFIRGDATRDEVLKEAGIERATGLISVLSTDAENLYVVLSARVLNPALSIVARAGEEGSEEKLLRAGADRVVSPYYIGGLRIAHSVLKPAVVDFIEFATRSGNIDLQMEEIFVQEGSKIAGSTLDECGIGRELGIIIVAIKRSDGEMLFNPTFRTSIKSGDVLIALGERSKLRVLEDMAGRL
- a CDS encoding Mut7-C RNAse domain-containing protein yields the protein MKDRQGVYFVADAMLGRLARWLRLLGFDTLYDSRMPDGDLLRIALREGRVLLTRDSHFEKMKALENLFMVHSDNTLEQLIEVLGAFGSSGCSLDIPGRCSRCNGALDRVVEKGEVRDSVPEYVFLLRNDFLRCRACGHIYWEGTHLKRFRMMIDGILKKPEAGKVR
- a CDS encoding DNA-directed RNA polymerase subunit beta', translating into RFTVEDVHDPVTRDTVVKKGQEIDEEVAQRVIEAGIDKVKIRSVLTCRAKFGVCAKCYGRDLARGEVVGIGEAVGIIAAQSIGEPGTQLTMRTFHIGGAAKVMEQAVRDAKNNGKVKFIDINAVRNREGALVVINRNALIAIVDGQGREREKYNLVYGAKLKVEENQKVEAGQRLVEWDPYSTPLLTEVGGRVALGDIVEGLSVKEVVDEITGLSHKVIVDYPGAMRPRISIKDEHGKATLKIPGGQNLARYMLPSGAHILVDKGSIVYPGDILAKIPRETTKTKDITGGLPRVAELFEARRPKEQAMVTEIDGVVEFRGTHKGMRAVVVKGGDEQREYLIPKGKHVTAHEGDWVRAGEPLMDGAVNPHSILDILGPQELQRYLVDEVQKVYRLQGVSINDKHIEVIVRQMMRKVRVEDPGDTMFLIGEQMDRAVFQEENEKVKAKGGVPAQGKPLLLGITKASLTTESWVSAASFQETTRVLTEAAINAQIDALNGLKENVIMGRIVPAGTGMQRYRNTFVKREFQPLLSSEAQPEET